One genomic region from Knoellia sp. p5-6-4 encodes:
- a CDS encoding histidine phosphatase family protein: MADLQCPARIILARHGDAATPDGGGPRLLTSTGVDQSEQLAGRVLELRVAALWASTMERAQQTASIVGERLGLPVVSDDRLRELINDDRWTPPLCDKDEPGDVYAAWLDGDLDGTIFGETGHDVIARLRDVVEEVADRFRGEAVLLVSHGGIIELGLSHLCRNVTPSFVDRHPLGNGEAVEVEVDSSGWVCTRWAGKPLPLPL; the protein is encoded by the coding sequence ATGGCCGATCTGCAGTGCCCTGCCCGGATCATCCTGGCCCGCCACGGCGACGCCGCCACCCCGGACGGCGGTGGCCCGAGGTTGCTCACGTCGACGGGCGTCGACCAGTCCGAGCAGCTCGCGGGGCGGGTGCTCGAGCTGCGCGTGGCCGCGCTGTGGGCGAGCACCATGGAGCGGGCCCAGCAGACGGCCTCGATCGTCGGCGAACGCCTGGGCCTGCCGGTCGTGTCCGACGACCGCCTGCGCGAGCTCATCAACGACGATCGCTGGACGCCCCCGCTCTGCGACAAGGACGAGCCGGGCGACGTCTATGCGGCCTGGCTCGACGGTGACCTCGACGGCACCATCTTCGGGGAGACGGGACACGACGTCATCGCCCGGCTGCGAGACGTGGTGGAGGAGGTCGCCGACCGGTTCCGCGGCGAGGCCGTCCTGCTGGTGTCGCACGGCGGCATCATCGAGCTCGGGCTGAGCCATCTGTGCCGCAACGTGACGCCCTCGTTCGTCGACCGCCACCCGCTCGGCAACGGTGAGGCCGTCGAGGTGGAGGTGGACTCGTCGGGCTGGGTGTGCACGAGGTGGGCCGGAAAGCCCCTACCACTCCCTCTCTAG
- a CDS encoding alpha/beta fold hydrolase yields the protein MTQRSASETSDAARVAAAGPGSRRRHLGGVVVGSLAAGLVAAFVLPFLPVGAVDVNFSAAMVLFGFAIGWALLAVLSTRFTEQPQRWAVSPAVFMAVAGVMVLVAPDPVVDALGWVWPPALLVLVVWAWTRARRDMHSRARVWLLNPVLVVLVLLALGGAYERISQSTAPTVAMRGQLVDVGPYRLHLDCTGSDGPTVILEPGAGGSAASMGLIAPAVARDSRVCVYDRAGRGWSDPAASPPDGAQIATDLHALLDRAHVPGPYVLAGHSFGGLYVRTYAAMYPDEVAGLVLVDSTAANNKPVSQPKAGSYSLVKHASTLFATTSRLGLGRILADTSYSDLPPQYRDDARATAATAKGMAGVLDEYGVASRSAAEAGSLRSLDAKPLIVLTAERGNSKGWMADQNQTVRLSANSLHRVVAGATHAGFVEDPVHAAAVTRAIHDVVIALRTGAPLTHP from the coding sequence ATGACCCAGCGAAGTGCGTCCGAGACCTCGGACGCCGCCCGGGTTGCTGCCGCTGGGCCAGGGTCACGGCGCAGGCATCTCGGTGGTGTCGTGGTCGGGTCGCTGGCTGCCGGTCTCGTAGCGGCGTTCGTCCTTCCGTTCCTACCCGTGGGCGCGGTGGACGTGAACTTCTCCGCTGCGATGGTGCTGTTCGGCTTTGCGATCGGGTGGGCGCTGTTGGCGGTGCTGTCCACTCGGTTCACCGAGCAGCCACAACGCTGGGCCGTATCGCCCGCGGTCTTCATGGCGGTGGCTGGGGTGATGGTGCTCGTGGCCCCCGACCCCGTGGTGGACGCGCTGGGATGGGTCTGGCCGCCCGCGCTGCTGGTCTTGGTGGTCTGGGCATGGACCCGCGCCAGGCGCGACATGCACAGCCGGGCCAGGGTGTGGCTGCTGAACCCGGTGTTGGTCGTCCTGGTGCTCCTCGCCTTGGGCGGGGCCTACGAGAGGATAAGCCAGTCCACCGCACCGACGGTTGCCATGCGCGGGCAGCTCGTCGACGTGGGACCGTACCGACTCCACTTGGATTGCACTGGCTCTGACGGCCCGACCGTGATTCTCGAGCCCGGTGCGGGCGGCTCGGCGGCGTCGATGGGGTTGATCGCTCCCGCGGTGGCCCGTGACAGCCGGGTCTGCGTGTACGACCGAGCGGGGCGTGGTTGGAGCGATCCTGCTGCGAGTCCGCCCGATGGTGCGCAGATCGCCACAGACCTCCATGCGCTGCTGGACCGCGCACATGTTCCGGGTCCGTACGTGCTGGCCGGGCATTCCTTCGGCGGACTGTACGTGCGGACGTATGCCGCGATGTATCCCGACGAGGTTGCCGGACTCGTCCTGGTCGACTCCACCGCCGCCAACAACAAGCCCGTCTCCCAACCCAAAGCGGGTTCGTACAGCCTTGTGAAGCACGCGTCCACGTTGTTCGCGACGACCTCTCGGCTCGGGCTTGGTCGGATCCTCGCCGACACCAGTTACTCGGATCTACCGCCGCAGTACCGGGACGATGCCCGTGCCACCGCCGCCACCGCGAAGGGAATGGCCGGAGTCCTCGATGAGTACGGCGTCGCAAGTCGATCCGCGGCTGAGGCGGGGAGCCTGCGCAGCCTCGATGCGAAGCCACTGATCGTCCTGACGGCCGAACGCGGAAACTCCAAGGGGTGGATGGCTGACCAGAACCAGACAGTCAGGCTGTCCGCCAACAGCCTTCATCGGGTCGTCGCAGGGGCGACCCACGCTGGCTTTGTGGAGGACCCGGTCCACGCCGCAGCCGTCACCCGAGCGATCCACGACGTCGTCATAGCCCTGCGTACCGGGGCACCGCTTACGCACCCCTGA
- a CDS encoding helix-turn-helix domain-containing protein, with product MNIPTSVEQRLATPGLGPRAASAAVTAEGAPSRAAAAVHDLLVGQGAPVTAAELARRSGQHPNTVREHLDALVEAGLASRQRASAIGRGRPAWLYAATSAEQPVVREYAGLATALAMQLARTSSQPREDAVEAGRVWGEQLAAQRKSPTSPSGARREVVDLLAGLGFDPQADRSTQTVRLRQCPLIAAARQEPAVVCSVHLGIVRGALDTWHTRSDRTSLVPFAEPGACLLHLTGATTRSPEQPAGGSGR from the coding sequence GTGAATATTCCAACCAGCGTCGAGCAACGGCTGGCCACCCCCGGACTGGGCCCCCGCGCCGCCTCCGCCGCGGTCACGGCGGAGGGCGCCCCGAGCCGTGCCGCGGCCGCCGTGCACGACCTGCTCGTCGGCCAGGGGGCACCCGTCACGGCTGCCGAGCTGGCGCGCAGGTCCGGCCAGCACCCCAACACCGTCCGCGAGCACCTCGACGCGCTGGTCGAGGCCGGTCTCGCGAGCCGCCAGCGTGCCAGCGCCATCGGTCGAGGGAGGCCGGCCTGGCTCTACGCAGCCACGTCGGCCGAACAGCCCGTCGTGCGCGAGTACGCCGGCCTGGCAACGGCGCTCGCGATGCAGCTCGCCCGAACGAGCTCTCAGCCCCGCGAGGATGCGGTCGAGGCGGGACGGGTCTGGGGAGAGCAGCTCGCAGCGCAGCGGAAGAGCCCGACCTCACCCTCCGGCGCACGCCGGGAGGTGGTCGACCTGCTCGCCGGGCTCGGCTTCGACCCCCAGGCCGACCGCAGCACGCAGACGGTGCGGCTGCGCCAGTGCCCGCTCATCGCGGCAGCGCGCCAGGAGCCAGCGGTGGTCTGCTCGGTGCACCTCGGCATCGTGCGTGGGGCGCTGGACACCTGGCACACGCGCAGCGACCGGACGAGCCTGGTGCCGTTCGCGGAGCCCGGGGCCTGCCTGCTCCACCTGACCGGCGCCACGACCCGCAGCCCGGAGCAGCCGGCTGGCGGGTCCGGGCGATGA
- a CDS encoding bifunctional o-acetylhomoserine/o-acetylserine sulfhydrylase, with product MSDTPNWSFETRQIHVGQEPDAATGARALPIYQTTSYVFKDTDHAANLFALKEFGNIYTRIMNPTQDAVEQRIASLEGGVGALLVASGQAAETLAILNIAEAGDHVVASPSLYGGTFNLLKHTLPKFGLQVTFVDDPNDVESWKAAVRPNTKLFFAETISNPKSEVLDIQAVAKVAHDNGVPLVVDNTIATPYLIRPLEWGADVVVHSATKYLGGHGTSIAGVIVDGGTFDYGRDPEKFPNYNTPEESYHGLVFARDLGVGSALGANLAFILKARVQLLRDLGAAISPFNAFLIAQGIETLSLRLDRHLENTHQVARFLQGNDQVERVVWASLPEHESYAKAKTYAPKGAGAVLAFEIKGGLEAGKRFVEALTLHSHVANIGDVRSLAIHPASTTHSQGPDEDRLAAGVTPGLVRLAVGIEHIDDIIADLEQGFTAAKNA from the coding sequence ATGAGCGACACCCCGAACTGGTCCTTCGAGACCCGGCAGATCCACGTGGGACAGGAACCCGACGCCGCAACCGGCGCCCGCGCGCTGCCGATCTACCAGACCACGTCCTACGTCTTCAAGGACACCGACCACGCTGCGAACCTCTTTGCGCTCAAGGAGTTCGGCAACATCTACACCCGCATCATGAACCCGACGCAGGACGCGGTGGAGCAGCGCATCGCCTCCCTCGAGGGCGGCGTCGGCGCGCTCCTCGTGGCTTCGGGCCAGGCCGCCGAGACCCTCGCGATCCTCAACATCGCCGAAGCCGGCGACCACGTCGTCGCCAGCCCAAGCCTCTACGGCGGCACCTTCAACCTGCTCAAGCACACGCTGCCGAAGTTCGGGCTCCAGGTCACCTTCGTCGACGACCCCAACGACGTCGAGTCCTGGAAGGCGGCGGTGCGGCCCAACACGAAGCTGTTCTTCGCCGAGACCATCTCGAACCCCAAGTCCGAGGTGCTCGACATACAGGCCGTGGCAAAGGTCGCCCACGACAACGGCGTCCCCCTCGTCGTCGACAACACGATCGCCACGCCCTACCTCATCCGCCCGCTCGAGTGGGGCGCGGATGTGGTCGTGCACTCCGCGACGAAATACCTTGGGGGACACGGCACCTCGATCGCAGGGGTCATCGTCGACGGTGGCACCTTCGACTACGGCAGGGATCCCGAGAAGTTCCCCAACTACAACACCCCCGAGGAGAGCTACCACGGGCTGGTGTTCGCGCGGGACCTCGGGGTCGGCAGCGCGCTTGGCGCCAACCTCGCCTTCATCCTCAAGGCACGGGTGCAGCTGCTGCGCGACCTCGGTGCGGCCATCTCCCCGTTCAACGCCTTCCTCATCGCGCAGGGCATCGAGACGCTCAGCCTTCGCCTCGACCGACACCTCGAGAACACCCACCAGGTCGCGAGGTTCCTCCAGGGCAACGACCAGGTCGAGCGTGTCGTGTGGGCCTCACTGCCCGAGCACGAGAGCTACGCCAAAGCAAAGACCTACGCCCCCAAGGGTGCCGGCGCCGTGCTCGCCTTCGAGATCAAGGGTGGCCTGGAGGCGGGCAAGCGCTTCGTCGAGGCCCTCACGCTGCACAGCCACGTGGCCAACATCGGCGACGTCCGATCGCTGGCGATCCACCCGGCGTCCACGACGCACTCACAGGGGCCCGACGAGGACCGCCTCGCCGCCGGCGTGACGCCCGGCCTCGTTCGCCTCGCCGTGGGCATCGAGCACATCGACGACATCATCGCCGACCTCGAGCAGGGCTTCACCGCCGCCAAGAACGCCTGA
- a CDS encoding DUF6318 family protein, which produces MSSSATTSPPSPTAAVSIPAAARQHTEEGAKAFAKFYLLTYSKSAFSADAASLEALSSDSCGGCKSLIDLVNGYRAKNQHVDRVALTVDTTMLRPEGTSERPVVDVLAKDARKQVLNADGSVAKVVAAASINFRLTMRWDDNNWEVDDLRVAQ; this is translated from the coding sequence GTGTCCAGCTCGGCCACGACGTCTCCGCCCTCGCCCACTGCCGCCGTCAGCATTCCCGCCGCGGCGCGTCAGCACACAGAGGAAGGCGCCAAAGCCTTCGCGAAGTTCTATCTACTGACCTATTCCAAGTCGGCGTTTAGCGCGGACGCGGCCTCCCTTGAAGCCCTTAGTAGCGACTCGTGCGGAGGCTGCAAGTCGCTCATAGACCTCGTCAATGGTTATCGCGCGAAGAACCAGCACGTTGATCGGGTTGCGCTGACGGTGGACACAACCATGCTGCGCCCCGAGGGAACGTCCGAGCGACCGGTTGTAGACGTGCTGGCGAAAGATGCACGAAAGCAAGTGCTGAACGCCGACGGCAGCGTGGCGAAGGTGGTGGCGGCGGCCAGCATCAACTTCAGACTGACTATGCGCTGGGATGACAACAACTGGGAAGTCGATGACCTGCGGGTTGCACAATGA
- a CDS encoding dihydrofolate reductase family protein, with protein sequence MAKLIYSMITSLDGYAEPAEGDLGFGAEDREVHTFIGDLFRPVGTYLYGRRMYETMVYWETAHTLPDVPPHILHYARDWQAAQKIVYSTTLESVSSEKTRIVRTFDPDAVRELKAEADHDLTVDGPNLAAQAIAAGLVDEYHLFITTSVVGGGKRFFPSGVRLDLELVEERAFGSGLIYARYRSR encoded by the coding sequence ATGGCAAAGCTCATCTACTCGATGATCACCTCGCTCGACGGCTACGCCGAGCCGGCGGAGGGCGACCTCGGCTTCGGGGCCGAGGACCGGGAGGTGCACACCTTCATCGGCGACCTCTTCCGTCCCGTCGGCACGTACCTCTACGGCCGACGGATGTACGAGACGATGGTCTACTGGGAGACCGCGCACACACTGCCCGACGTGCCGCCGCACATCCTGCACTACGCGCGCGACTGGCAGGCGGCGCAGAAGATCGTGTACTCGACGACGCTGGAGTCGGTGTCGAGCGAGAAGACCAGGATCGTGCGGACGTTCGACCCTGACGCGGTGCGCGAGCTCAAGGCCGAGGCTGATCATGACCTCACCGTCGACGGCCCGAACCTCGCGGCCCAGGCGATCGCGGCCGGCCTGGTGGACGAGTACCACCTGTTCATCACCACGAGTGTGGTCGGCGGCGGCAAGCGGTTCTTCCCCAGCGGGGTGCGCCTCGATCTCGAGCTGGTCGAGGAGCGTGCCTTCGGCAGCGGGCTGATCTACGCGCGCTACCGGTCCCGCTGA
- a CDS encoding multicopper oxidase domain-containing protein — protein sequence MTAATPGPSRLRWHLAVNAPVIVWLLALVLVAFAHQLVPAARWLLVHLLLLGAVTNAILVWSAHFARALLRTASGSRRGEAVRLAALNAGVVSVVAGILTDTRALTLVGAVAVGVAVAAHGVAIALHARAALPSRFGASVRYYVAASACLPVGAALGTALSDRPAEALHGRLVLAHVAANVLGWVGITVLGTLLTLWPTILRTRISPGAERCSRQALPLLVAALVLVVVGALAGALTLTALAVAAYLAAALWSLRPMFEASRARPPRSYAAWSVLAAVAWLTVALAWLAVSLLQARDWSAADEAVSQVAVPLAAGFAVQVLLGALSHLLPVVRGGGPSVVRATGAALDRGAALRVVVANLGLALLLLPAPSLVRVCVSALVLAVHASFLVLLPMALRAGRSGDAAPTTPARHVPEPLEQVRARHTGLAAVGLSAVLLAVAVGVAADPAALGAGASAAAAAAATGETTTVRVEARSMRFHPASVDVPAGNRLVVEVVNRGSDVHDLTLESGERSGRLSPGQTGRVEVIVVGRDLEGWCTIAGHRQMGMVFSVNVVGATGVHLPQHGGGTNSAEHGAAPGPTGTDGLAAVPDFMAEPADGFTARDARLAPAPAERVHRVTLSAQQVERDVAVGVRQQLWTFNGTAPGPVLRGRVGDRFEVTLRNDAGTGHSIDFHAGALAPDEPMRTILPGTSLTFSFTAERAGIWMYHCSSMPMSLHIANGMFGAVVIDPPALPQVEREYLLVQSELYLGGQGETADPAKVAAERPDAVVFNGFANQYDHDELTARVGERIRLWVLDAGPNRPSSFHVVGGQFDTVFSEGAYVLRRGQPGSVGGAQALALQPAQGGFVELEATEAGHYPFVSHIMVDAERGAHGILRVTR from the coding sequence GTGACCGCCGCGACGCCCGGCCCGAGCCGGCTCCGGTGGCACCTTGCCGTCAACGCCCCGGTGATCGTGTGGCTCCTCGCGCTGGTGCTGGTCGCCTTCGCCCACCAGCTCGTGCCTGCTGCTCGATGGCTGCTCGTCCACCTGCTGCTCCTCGGAGCGGTCACCAACGCGATCCTCGTGTGGAGCGCGCACTTCGCCCGGGCGCTGCTCAGGACCGCGTCCGGCTCTCGCCGCGGTGAGGCGGTCAGGTTGGCGGCGCTCAACGCGGGCGTCGTCTCCGTGGTGGCCGGAATCCTCACCGACACCAGGGCGCTGACCCTCGTGGGCGCGGTGGCCGTGGGCGTCGCCGTGGCTGCCCACGGCGTCGCAATCGCCCTGCATGCCCGCGCTGCCCTGCCTTCCCGGTTCGGGGCTTCGGTCCGCTACTACGTCGCCGCCTCAGCCTGCCTGCCCGTCGGCGCAGCCCTCGGCACGGCGCTCTCCGATCGCCCGGCGGAGGCGCTGCACGGCCGGCTCGTGCTGGCCCACGTCGCGGCCAACGTGCTCGGCTGGGTCGGGATCACGGTGCTCGGCACGCTGCTGACGCTGTGGCCCACGATCCTGCGCACGAGGATCTCACCCGGTGCTGAGCGGTGCTCGCGCCAGGCACTGCCGCTGCTCGTCGCGGCACTGGTCCTGGTCGTGGTCGGCGCCCTGGCCGGCGCGCTGACCCTGACGGCCCTCGCCGTGGCCGCCTACCTCGCCGCCGCCCTGTGGTCGCTGCGGCCCATGTTCGAGGCCTCCCGAGCGCGGCCACCCCGGTCGTATGCCGCGTGGTCGGTGCTCGCGGCGGTGGCCTGGCTCACCGTGGCGCTGGCGTGGCTCGCCGTCTCGCTCCTGCAGGCCCGGGACTGGTCGGCTGCCGACGAGGCGGTCAGCCAGGTCGCCGTGCCCCTGGCCGCCGGGTTCGCGGTGCAGGTGCTGCTCGGGGCGCTGAGCCACCTGCTCCCCGTGGTGCGCGGCGGTGGACCGTCGGTCGTCCGCGCCACGGGCGCGGCACTCGACCGCGGGGCCGCGCTCCGGGTGGTCGTGGCCAACCTCGGGCTGGCGCTGCTGCTCCTGCCCGCCCCGAGCCTGGTGCGGGTGTGCGTCTCCGCGCTCGTCCTGGCAGTGCACGCCTCGTTCCTGGTCCTGCTGCCCATGGCGCTTCGTGCCGGCAGGTCGGGCGACGCGGCCCCGACGACACCGGCTCGACACGTCCCGGAGCCGCTGGAGCAGGTGCGCGCGCGTCACACCGGCCTTGCCGCGGTGGGGCTCTCTGCCGTCCTGCTCGCAGTCGCGGTGGGGGTGGCGGCCGACCCGGCAGCCCTGGGGGCGGGCGCCTCGGCAGCGGCGGCCGCCGCAGCCACCGGCGAGACGACCACCGTGCGCGTGGAGGCGAGGTCGATGCGGTTCCACCCAGCCTCGGTCGACGTGCCCGCGGGCAACCGGCTCGTCGTCGAGGTGGTGAACCGCGGCAGCGACGTGCACGACCTCACGCTCGAGTCCGGGGAGCGCAGTGGCCGGCTCTCCCCCGGCCAGACGGGACGCGTGGAGGTCATCGTGGTCGGGCGCGACCTGGAAGGCTGGTGCACCATCGCGGGTCATCGGCAGATGGGAATGGTGTTCTCCGTCAACGTGGTCGGCGCGACCGGTGTGCACCTCCCCCAGCACGGGGGCGGTACCAACTCAGCCGAGCACGGGGCGGCGCCGGGCCCGACGGGGACCGATGGGCTGGCCGCAGTCCCCGACTTCATGGCCGAGCCGGCAGACGGGTTCACTGCTCGTGACGCACGCCTGGCTCCGGCGCCGGCGGAGCGGGTTCACCGTGTCACGCTCTCCGCCCAGCAGGTGGAGCGCGACGTGGCCGTCGGTGTCCGGCAGCAGCTGTGGACGTTCAACGGCACGGCACCGGGTCCGGTCCTGCGTGGCCGCGTGGGGGATCGCTTCGAGGTGACCTTGCGCAACGACGCGGGCACCGGGCACTCGATCGACTTCCACGCCGGTGCACTGGCCCCGGACGAGCCGATGCGCACCATCCTCCCCGGGACCTCGCTCACGTTCTCCTTCACGGCCGAGCGAGCCGGCATCTGGATGTACCACTGCAGCTCGATGCCCATGTCGCTGCACATCGCCAACGGCATGTTCGGCGCCGTGGTGATCGACCCACCTGCGCTGCCGCAGGTGGAGCGCGAGTACCTGCTCGTGCAGTCCGAGCTGTACCTCGGTGGGCAGGGCGAGACCGCCGACCCGGCCAAGGTGGCTGCAGAGAGACCGGATGCGGTGGTGTTCAACGGCTTTGCCAACCAGTACGACCACGACGAGCTCACGGCGAGGGTCGGCGAGCGGATACGTTTGTGGGTGCTCGACGCCGGGCCGAACCGCCCGAGCTCCTTCCACGTCGTGGGAGGCCAGTTCGACACCGTGTTCAGCGAGGGCGCCTACGTCCTGAGGCGTGGCCAACCGGGAAGCGTCGGGGGTGCGCAGGCGCTCGCGCTCCAGCCCGCACAGGGCGGGTTCGTCGAGCTCGAGGCCACCGAGGCAGGCCACTACCCGTTCGTCTCGCACATCATGGTGGACGCGGAGCGCGGCGCCCACGGAATACTGCGAGTCACGCGTTAG
- a CDS encoding acetate/propionate family kinase, giving the protein MAAVMTIGRVLVVNAGSSSLKLSVLDESDSIVDKHEIDHWDDGDASVLHSVAGDWSFDAVGHRVVHGADMTDPVVVDDAVRSQIEALTSLAPLHQPRALAGIDAARKAFGDVPSVACFDTAFHGTLPAAASTYAVPAVWRERWPLRRFGFHGLSHAYAAQRTADLLDRPLSSLRIVTCHLGAGASLCAVAGGRSVDTTMGFTPLEGLVMATRSGTVDPGMVLWLLREGGLSADEVNEGLEHESGVKALAGSADQAEVLSRAEAGDEEASAAIDVYVHRLVREMGAMVASLGGVDAITFTGGVGENAASIRIRAIAGLGFTGARVSASDNEAPELDALVHAPESSVAVAVVEAREDVEIARLVRQVVGRP; this is encoded by the coding sequence GTGGCCGCAGTCATGACGATCGGCCGGGTGCTGGTCGTCAACGCCGGGTCGTCGAGCCTGAAGCTGAGCGTGCTCGACGAGTCGGACTCCATCGTCGACAAGCACGAGATCGACCACTGGGACGACGGCGACGCCTCGGTGCTGCACTCCGTGGCCGGGGACTGGTCCTTCGACGCGGTCGGCCATCGGGTCGTCCACGGCGCGGACATGACCGACCCCGTGGTGGTGGACGACGCGGTGCGCTCGCAGATCGAGGCGCTGACCTCGCTCGCGCCGCTGCACCAGCCGCGGGCGCTGGCGGGGATCGACGCCGCCCGCAAGGCGTTCGGCGACGTTCCCTCAGTGGCGTGCTTCGACACCGCCTTCCACGGCACGCTGCCCGCAGCCGCTTCGACGTATGCCGTGCCGGCGGTGTGGCGGGAGCGGTGGCCGCTGCGCCGGTTCGGCTTCCACGGGCTCTCGCACGCGTATGCCGCGCAGCGCACGGCTGACCTGCTGGACCGGCCGCTCTCCTCGTTGAGGATCGTGACCTGCCACCTCGGGGCGGGGGCGTCGCTGTGCGCGGTGGCGGGCGGTCGCAGTGTCGACACGACGATGGGGTTCACGCCGCTCGAGGGACTGGTGATGGCGACGCGGTCGGGGACCGTTGATCCCGGCATGGTGCTGTGGCTGCTGCGCGAGGGCGGGCTGTCCGCGGACGAGGTGAACGAGGGGCTGGAGCACGAGTCGGGCGTGAAGGCCCTGGCCGGCAGCGCGGACCAGGCGGAGGTGCTCTCGAGGGCCGAGGCGGGTGACGAGGAGGCCTCGGCGGCCATCGACGTCTACGTGCACCGGCTGGTGCGCGAGATGGGCGCGATGGTCGCGTCGCTCGGTGGTGTCGACGCCATCACCTTCACCGGTGGGGTGGGGGAGAACGCGGCCTCGATCCGGATCCGGGCTATCGCCGGGTTGGGCTTCACGGGCGCGCGGGTCTCGGCGTCGGACAACGAGGCCCCCGAGCTCGACGCGCTGGTCCACGCTCCTGAGAGCTCGGTGGCCGTCGCGGTGGTGGAGGCCCGCGAGGACGTCGAGATCGCCCGTCTGGTGCGGCAGGTCGTGGGTCGTCCCTGA